The following are encoded together in the Kribbella voronezhensis genome:
- a CDS encoding carbohydrate ABC transporter permease, which translates to MSSATLKGPAAQAVGPTPQPSSKPRRSGAVGRQTAAAWILTLPFAVLFLAFTAGPVLGSLGMSFTDMKQRDLRTPFAVNGVGFDNYVKALSDETFRKAAFNTAYFVVIGVPLTLVVALAAAVLLDKGVKKFQSLFRVGYYLPVVTSIVAVAVIWRFVLAPDSGLLNTVLGWIGIDGPNWLASKTWAMPSLIMMAVWRNFGSAMIIFLAGLQGIPHTVEEAGQLDGAGAWKRFRYLIVPLLRPTILFTSVVTGIGYLQFFEEPFVMTQGGPLNSTLSVSMYTYQQFGFGNYSLAASMSYLLFVVIAVLTFLQFRLLREK; encoded by the coding sequence ATGAGTTCAGCGACGCTGAAGGGACCGGCCGCGCAAGCGGTCGGCCCCACCCCGCAGCCCAGCTCGAAGCCGAGGCGTTCCGGCGCGGTCGGCCGGCAGACCGCCGCGGCCTGGATCCTCACGCTCCCGTTCGCAGTACTGTTCCTGGCCTTCACCGCCGGGCCGGTGCTCGGGTCACTCGGGATGAGCTTCACCGACATGAAGCAGCGCGACCTCCGTACGCCGTTCGCCGTGAACGGGGTCGGCTTCGACAACTACGTGAAGGCCTTGTCGGACGAGACCTTCCGCAAGGCCGCGTTCAACACGGCGTACTTCGTCGTGATCGGCGTACCGCTGACACTCGTCGTGGCGCTGGCGGCGGCGGTCCTGCTGGACAAGGGCGTGAAGAAGTTCCAGAGCCTGTTCCGGGTCGGCTACTACCTGCCGGTGGTGACCTCGATCGTCGCGGTCGCGGTGATCTGGCGGTTCGTGCTCGCGCCGGACTCCGGCCTGCTGAACACAGTGCTCGGCTGGATCGGTATCGACGGGCCGAACTGGCTGGCGTCGAAGACCTGGGCGATGCCGTCGCTGATCATGATGGCGGTCTGGCGGAACTTCGGTTCGGCGATGATCATCTTCCTGGCCGGCCTGCAGGGCATCCCGCACACCGTCGAGGAGGCCGGTCAACTCGACGGTGCCGGCGCCTGGAAGCGGTTCCGCTACCTGATCGTGCCGCTGTTGCGACCGACCATCCTGTTCACCAGCGTGGTGACCGGGATCGGCTACCTGCAGTTCTTCGAGGAGCCGTTCGTGATGACCCAGGGTGGTCCGCTGAACAGCACGCTCTCGGTGTCCATGTACACCTACCAGCAGTTCGGCTTCGGCAACTACTCGCTGGCCGCGTCGATGAGCTACCTCCTGTTCGTCGTCATCGCCGTCCTGACGTTCCTCCAGTTCCGGCTGCTCAGGGAGAAGTGA
- a CDS encoding sugar ABC transporter substrate-binding protein: MTTHTLHRRLVIGGAALTATALALTGCGRSANSDESAPKATTSVGSEPATGNLTVWAMGTEGENLPKLTKEFEQANPGVKVTVTPIPWDAAHNKFTTAITAQSVPDAAMVGTTWMGEFADLGALDPTPSGIDTAGFFPGALDTTKVGGTSYGVPWYVETRVVFYRKDLAAKAGITTPPTDWDGLKAMAKAMQEKAGAKYGINLLPGGTGSWQTVMPFAWSAGAKITSDDDKQFTFDTPEVQEGLKYYQSFFTEKLAGTDLPPNQTEAQFVSGQVPMFISGPWMAGSIAKLGGDKIKPNIGVFQLPKNKSATSFVGGSNFVVFKNSKNKDSAWKLVKWLSDAKTQASWFKLSTDLPAVKAAWDDPSIANDPLLPVFGKQLDDAKAPPAIVNWEQVATAFDTEVEKMAKSGQSPADTAKAIQTKASSIGTGS, translated from the coding sequence ATGACCACGCACACCCTCCACCGTCGACTGGTGATCGGCGGTGCGGCTCTTACGGCGACGGCGCTGGCACTGACCGGCTGCGGCCGGTCCGCCAACTCCGACGAATCGGCGCCGAAGGCAACGACCAGTGTCGGCAGCGAGCCCGCGACCGGCAACCTCACCGTCTGGGCGATGGGCACCGAGGGCGAGAACCTGCCCAAGCTCACCAAGGAGTTCGAGCAGGCCAACCCCGGCGTCAAGGTGACCGTCACGCCGATCCCGTGGGACGCCGCGCACAACAAGTTCACCACCGCGATCACCGCCCAGTCGGTGCCCGATGCAGCAATGGTCGGCACCACGTGGATGGGCGAGTTCGCCGACCTCGGCGCGCTGGATCCGACTCCGAGCGGCATCGACACCGCCGGCTTCTTCCCGGGCGCGCTGGACACCACCAAGGTAGGCGGCACGTCGTACGGAGTGCCTTGGTACGTCGAGACGCGGGTCGTCTTCTATCGCAAGGATCTGGCCGCGAAGGCCGGCATCACCACTCCCCCGACCGACTGGGACGGCCTGAAGGCGATGGCCAAGGCGATGCAGGAGAAGGCCGGCGCGAAGTACGGGATCAACCTGCTGCCGGGCGGGACCGGGTCGTGGCAGACGGTGATGCCATTCGCCTGGTCGGCCGGTGCGAAGATCACCAGCGACGACGACAAGCAGTTCACGTTCGACACCCCCGAGGTGCAGGAAGGGCTGAAGTACTACCAGAGCTTCTTCACCGAGAAGCTGGCCGGGACCGATCTGCCGCCGAACCAGACCGAGGCGCAGTTCGTCAGCGGCCAGGTGCCGATGTTCATCTCCGGTCCGTGGATGGCCGGCTCGATCGCCAAGCTGGGCGGCGACAAGATCAAGCCGAACATCGGCGTCTTCCAGCTGCCGAAGAACAAGTCCGCGACCTCGTTCGTGGGTGGCAGCAACTTCGTCGTCTTCAAGAACAGCAAGAACAAGGACAGCGCCTGGAAGCTGGTGAAGTGGCTGTCCGACGCCAAGACGCAGGCCTCCTGGTTCAAGCTGTCCACGGACCTGCCTGCCGTCAAGGCCGCCTGGGACGACCCGAGCATCGCGAACGACCCGCTGCTGCCGGTGTTCGGCAAGCAACTCGACGATGCGAAGGCGCCGCCGGCGATCGTGAACTGGGAGCAGGTCGCGACCGCCTTCGACACCGAGGTGGAGAAGATGGCCAAGTCGGGCCAGTCCCCCGCCGACACCGCGAAGGCGATCCAGACCAAGGCGTCGTCGATCGGCACTGGTAGCTGA
- a CDS encoding LacI family DNA-binding transcriptional regulator, producing MASGTSRPATIYDVAALAKLSIATVSRVLQGTGPVSAKAKERVDQAARELNYVPLRAARSLAVQRHEAHGLVLPDLAGPFYGDLLMGYERWAGEHGQSVILTVTHGNADPQRSLRDLAGRVDGIVVHGNALDLPAVQELRRAGVPIVLVAHPPVTGCDSVRSESAASAEQLTRRLLDHGRQNLLFVGDPASSYDVSERYAGYSAALRAHKLPVNEPERVPLTEAAGAALAMQLLTAMEDTEKRRTDALPEGLVCANDELALAVLQELRRGGVRVPEDVVVTGWDDVMAARYVSPGLTTVRQPMAELGRLAAQRLHERITGERTRARNDVLATELVLRESCGTGPGAASERQ from the coding sequence ATGGCATCCGGAACCAGCAGGCCCGCGACGATCTATGACGTCGCGGCGCTCGCGAAGCTGTCGATCGCGACAGTTTCGCGTGTCCTGCAAGGGACCGGTCCGGTGTCGGCGAAGGCGAAGGAGAGGGTCGACCAGGCGGCCCGCGAGCTGAACTACGTGCCGCTGCGAGCCGCCCGAAGTCTCGCGGTGCAACGTCACGAGGCGCACGGGCTCGTGCTGCCCGACCTGGCCGGCCCGTTCTACGGCGATCTGCTGATGGGGTACGAGCGGTGGGCCGGTGAGCACGGTCAGAGCGTGATCCTGACGGTCACGCATGGCAACGCGGATCCCCAGCGCAGCCTGCGGGACCTGGCTGGGCGGGTCGACGGAATCGTTGTGCATGGCAACGCTCTTGATCTCCCGGCGGTGCAGGAGTTGCGGCGCGCCGGCGTACCGATCGTGCTGGTAGCGCATCCGCCGGTGACAGGGTGCGATTCGGTGCGGAGCGAAAGTGCCGCCAGTGCGGAACAGCTGACGAGGCGGTTGCTCGATCACGGGCGGCAAAATTTGTTGTTCGTCGGTGATCCGGCGAGTTCGTACGACGTGTCCGAGCGGTACGCCGGTTACTCGGCGGCCCTGCGCGCCCACAAGCTGCCGGTGAACGAGCCGGAGAGAGTCCCGCTGACGGAGGCCGCCGGCGCCGCGCTGGCCATGCAGTTGCTCACAGCAATGGAAGACACAGAAAAGCGAAGGACCGACGCACTGCCTGAGGGTTTGGTTTGTGCCAATGACGAGTTGGCGTTGGCGGTCCTGCAAGAGCTGCGGCGGGGTGGGGTGCGGGTGCCGGAGGACGTTGTGGTGACGGGGTGGGATGACGTGATGGCGGCGCGGTATGTGTCGCCGGGGTTGACGACGGTGCGGCAGCCGATGGCTGAGTTGGGGCGGCTGGCGGCGCAGAGACTGCACGAGCGGATCACCGGGGAACGGACCCGGGCGCGGAACGACGTACTGGCGACAGAGCTTGTGCTGCGGGAGAGCTGCGGTACCGGACCGGGGGCAGCGAGTGAGAGGCAGTAA
- a CDS encoding histidine phosphatase family protein encodes MTTHGQSAEREDRLWLVRHGETEWSKSGRHTSTTDLPLTEEGERIAASLKERLAGEQFDLVLTSPRQRARRTAELAGFPDAEVDDDLVEWNYGDYEGITTAEIRKTVPGWTVWANPVPNGETPAEVATRLDRVNARIAAVDGDVLVFGHSHALRALTARWLELDVTEGRHFVLNTATVSVLGWERGSPVIHHWNS; translated from the coding sequence GTGACGACACACGGGCAATCAGCGGAACGGGAGGACCGGCTCTGGCTGGTCCGGCATGGCGAAACCGAATGGAGCAAGTCGGGACGGCACACGTCGACAACCGACCTGCCGCTCACCGAAGAAGGGGAGCGGATCGCCGCCTCGTTGAAGGAACGGCTGGCGGGCGAACAGTTCGACCTGGTCCTGACCAGCCCACGCCAACGCGCCCGGCGGACGGCGGAACTCGCCGGCTTCCCGGACGCCGAGGTCGACGACGACCTGGTCGAATGGAACTACGGCGACTACGAAGGCATCACCACCGCGGAGATCCGCAAGACCGTTCCCGGCTGGACCGTCTGGGCGAACCCCGTACCCAACGGCGAAACCCCAGCCGAAGTCGCCACCCGCCTCGACCGGGTCAACGCCCGCATCGCCGCCGTCGACGGCGACGTCCTAGTCTTCGGCCACTCCCACGCCCTCCGCGCTTTAACGGCGCGCTGGCTGGAACTGGACGTCACCGAAGGCCGCCACTTCGTCCTCAACACAGCCACGGTCTCAGTCCTAGGCTGGGAACGAGGCTCCCCCGTAATCCACCACTGGAACAGCTAG
- a CDS encoding TetR/AcrR family transcriptional regulator: protein MVESRKDRERAERGRLIVGAARELAEAEGWDAVTTRKLAEKVEYSQPVLYSHFKNMDAIAATVALEGFEELAAVLREAVSGAASPPDALRRIARSYLGFAADHPALYDAMFVRRTDLTFGTNETPAPLRAAFDAFHQATEPFAGAEHEALTELFWSSLHGLATLTQGHRLRPTHHEERIDLLIDLIAP, encoded by the coding sequence ATGGTGGAGTCACGGAAAGACCGGGAACGGGCCGAACGCGGCCGGCTGATCGTCGGTGCGGCGCGAGAGCTGGCCGAGGCAGAGGGCTGGGACGCGGTCACCACCCGCAAGCTGGCCGAGAAGGTGGAGTACAGCCAGCCCGTCCTCTACAGCCACTTCAAGAACATGGACGCCATCGCCGCCACGGTCGCCCTGGAAGGCTTCGAAGAACTGGCAGCCGTACTACGCGAAGCCGTCTCGGGCGCAGCGTCTCCCCCCGACGCACTCCGACGAATCGCCCGCAGCTACCTCGGGTTCGCCGCCGACCACCCGGCCCTGTACGACGCGATGTTCGTCCGCCGCACGGACCTGACCTTCGGCACCAACGAAACCCCAGCACCCTTGAGAGCCGCATTCGACGCCTTCCACCAGGCCACCGAACCCTTCGCCGGCGCAGAACACGAAGCCCTCACCGAACTCTTCTGGAGCTCCCTCCACGGCCTCGCCACCCTCACCCAAGGCCACCGCCTCCGCCCCACCCACCACGAGGAACGCATCGACCTCCTGATCGACCTGATAGCGCCCTGA
- a CDS encoding DUF4267 domain-containing protein has protein sequence MSLRRFTTILTVALALFPMSFGLQYIFDGAGAASGFGINPWPTGVAAGYFPVKGVRDVALGVILLVLFVAGERRATAIAMAIATLIPIVDMITVLTHGGSVATALGIHGLTAAVVAIDAYLLFRLNRSEAAPIAPKPQTSPANEHTPR, from the coding sequence ATGTCCCTGCGTCGTTTCACCACAATCCTGACCGTCGCCCTCGCGCTCTTCCCGATGTCGTTCGGTCTGCAATACATCTTCGACGGGGCCGGTGCTGCGAGCGGTTTCGGGATCAACCCTTGGCCGACCGGCGTGGCGGCGGGCTACTTCCCTGTCAAGGGGGTCCGTGACGTGGCCCTCGGCGTGATCCTGCTGGTGCTGTTCGTCGCCGGCGAGCGACGCGCGACCGCGATCGCGATGGCGATCGCCACCCTCATCCCGATCGTCGACATGATCACTGTTCTCACTCACGGCGGCTCGGTCGCAACGGCCCTCGGCATCCACGGCCTGACGGCGGCCGTTGTCGCGATCGACGCCTACCTGCTGTTCCGCCTCAACCGGTCCGAAGCGGCACCGATCGCCCCGAAGCCCCAGACGTCACCCGCGAACGAGCACACACCTCGGTGA
- a CDS encoding GNAT family N-acetyltransferase yields the protein MDAAEVVRAIEGNAAELLMRMGAVGGGEQRETGGVRWSIGGSPLDYHNAVVEADLSTETADLAITESLRLMNSHRVPGTWHVGPSMRPADLGERLVRAGFTADGSEPGMAVELTQLVSPRPLDDLRITRVEDDSDLGVWQATLARGFGEGEKEARWVAEIYRREGYGDPWRHYLGWLDGEPVATTTVFLAAGVAGVYFVMTVPEARRRGIGAAITHAALCEARDSGIAYGVLGSSSAGRPVYAGLGFREYCTIELYEWSAG from the coding sequence ATGGATGCGGCTGAGGTGGTGCGGGCGATCGAGGGCAACGCTGCTGAGCTGTTGATGCGGATGGGCGCGGTCGGTGGTGGCGAGCAGCGGGAGACCGGCGGGGTACGGTGGAGTATCGGTGGGTCACCGCTCGACTATCACAACGCTGTGGTCGAGGCCGACTTGTCAACTGAGACAGCGGATTTGGCGATCACCGAGTCGCTGCGGTTGATGAACTCCCACAGAGTGCCCGGGACCTGGCATGTCGGGCCGTCGATGCGACCGGCGGATCTCGGCGAGCGGCTGGTGAGGGCCGGCTTCACGGCCGATGGAAGCGAGCCGGGGATGGCGGTCGAGCTCACCCAGCTGGTTTCTCCCCGCCCGCTTGATGATCTACGGATCACTCGGGTTGAGGACGACTCGGATCTCGGTGTCTGGCAGGCGACGTTGGCGCGCGGCTTCGGGGAGGGCGAGAAGGAGGCCCGTTGGGTGGCGGAGATCTACCGGCGCGAAGGCTACGGCGACCCCTGGCGGCACTACCTCGGCTGGCTGGACGGTGAACCGGTCGCGACGACCACCGTCTTCCTCGCGGCCGGCGTCGCGGGCGTCTACTTCGTGATGACCGTCCCCGAAGCCCGCCGCCGCGGAATCGGCGCCGCCATCACCCACGCCGCGTTGTGCGAGGCCCGCGACTCCGGCATCGCGTACGGCGTACTGGGCTCGTCCTCGGCAGGACGTCCCGTGTACGCCGGACTCGGCTTCCGCGAGTACTGCACGATCGAGCTTTACGAGTGGTCAGCGGGCTGA
- a CDS encoding NAD(P)H-binding protein, producing the protein MFLITGASGTIGSEVVRQLVAHGNRVRAMTRTPGAVGLPVPVVQGDLEKPESLAEAVDGVESVFLLTAPGPWVPEHDRAMVRAASAAGVRKIVKLSAIGGSDEKLPGSWHVAGEQAVRDSGLAWTILRPAGFASNALRWASAVRAGQPVPNLTGSGRHGFVDPRDVAAVAVETLPLGSYDGEVLTLTGPELLSVSDQAARLSAVLRREVDVVDVPPSIAEEQMLAAGFHEAVVTVALRGAELIRTGGAETLTTDIERVLGRPPGTFRAWLETHRAAFA; encoded by the coding sequence ATGTTCTTGATCACGGGTGCGAGTGGCACCATCGGTAGCGAAGTAGTCCGGCAATTGGTTGCTCACGGCAATAGGGTCCGTGCGATGACACGTACTCCGGGCGCTGTCGGGTTGCCGGTTCCCGTAGTACAAGGGGATTTGGAGAAGCCTGAGTCGTTGGCGGAAGCCGTTGACGGGGTCGAATCGGTGTTCTTGCTCACTGCCCCTGGGCCGTGGGTGCCGGAGCATGACCGGGCGATGGTGCGGGCGGCGAGCGCGGCCGGCGTACGGAAGATCGTCAAGCTGTCCGCGATCGGCGGCTCGGACGAGAAGTTGCCCGGAAGTTGGCATGTCGCCGGTGAGCAGGCAGTTCGCGACAGTGGACTGGCGTGGACGATTCTGCGGCCTGCGGGGTTTGCCTCGAACGCGCTGCGCTGGGCGTCGGCGGTGCGGGCCGGTCAGCCGGTACCCAATCTGACCGGCTCCGGCCGACACGGCTTCGTGGATCCCCGCGATGTGGCGGCTGTTGCCGTCGAGACGCTCCCGCTTGGCTCGTACGACGGCGAGGTGCTCACGCTGACGGGCCCCGAATTGCTCAGCGTCTCCGACCAGGCGGCGCGACTGTCCGCCGTACTACGGCGCGAGGTCGACGTGGTCGACGTACCGCCGTCGATCGCCGAGGAGCAGATGCTCGCCGCGGGCTTTCACGAGGCGGTGGTGACAGTGGCGCTTCGAGGCGCCGAACTGATCCGCACTGGGGGCGCCGAAACCCTCACCACTGACATCGAGCGAGTGCTCGGCCGGCCACCCGGCACCTTCCGCGCCTGGCTGGAAACCCATCGCGCCGCCTTCGCGTGA